The Heterodontus francisci isolate sHetFra1 chromosome 43, sHetFra1.hap1, whole genome shotgun sequence genome window below encodes:
- the LOC137355772 gene encoding ras-specific guanine nucleotide-releasing factor RalGPS2-like has translation MKSTERKQFKSSWCKRVSVVGWMPLLMTDSDMDMFQLSDSEHRNCYRFHAGSRLNAVQWFKHLNRACNSNSNQPPLNLMSFE, from the exons ATGAAATCGACTGAAAGAAAACAG TTTAAGTCGagctggtgtaagagagtgtcagttgTGGGTTGGATGCCTCTGCTGATGACTGATTCAGATATGGACATGTTTCAGCTCTCAGACTCTGAACACA GGAATTGCTATAGGTTTCATGCAGGGAGCAGACTGAATGCAGTGCAGTGGTTCAAACACCTTAACAGGGCTTGCAACAGTAACAGCAACCAG CCTCCTCTGAACCTGATGTCTTTTGAATGA